The Salegentibacter sp. Hel_I_6 region AATGAATTGTTTAATAATAGGGATAAAGATATTCTAAAATTATACTTTTGTCATTAGGCATTGAGCTTATTTAAATTTTTTTTAAAGAAGTAGTCCCGCTTTCAAGATTAGTTATATATGAATTTAAAATATCAGATCGAAAATAGACTTTATTATTTTCGTTTTTTTTATTCCTACTTAACCTGGAGGATATATGTTGGAATGTTCTTAAGTTTACTAACCGGCGTCTTGGATGGATTAGGATTGGCTCTATTTATACCATTACTTCAAATAGTTTTTAAGGATACCGCTGAAAGGGTTCCAAAGGATCAAACAGATGCGCTAAGTTCCTTTTTATTAGAGAATTTTAATGTAGAGTTTACTCTAACCGGGGTATTTATAGTTATACTTATATTATTTAGTATCAAAGGGGCAGTAAAATTTTTGGAAGGCTATTTAGGGGTGTTATGGCAACAAAAAATGATGAAAGCAATTAGGTTTAATAATATAGATTTACTCTCGCAATTTAAATATCCGGCATTTGTGAATACAGATGCGGGAAAAATTCAGAATACACTAGGAGGAGAGGTTTCTAAAATAAGCCTCGCTCATAAATACTATTTTAAAACAATTCAATTTGGAGTATTGGTGTTTGTTTATTTTGCGCTTTCCATGAGGGTTGATTGGAAATTTACACTTCTTGTTATAATTGGGGGGATATTCATTAATCTTTTATCTAAATTTCTATATAAAAGAACTAAATATTTTTCGAGGAAATTAGTAACAGAGAATCATCGCTATCATAAATTACTTCTGGAAAAGATTAACTTATTCAAGTATCTGAAAGCAACAGGTTTGATTGAAAATTATGCTAAAAAGCTAAAATCTAGTATTCTTAGTATGGAAGAGGTACAACGGCGTTTAGGGATGGTGAATGCAGCATTATTTGGGATAAGAGAACCTCTTGTTATATTGGTTATCTTTGGCGCTATATTCTTTTATTCCCAGGTGTTTGGTGGCTTGGTAAGTAGTATTCTTCTAAGCTTATTATTAATATACAGGGCATTTAATTATTTTATGGCTTCCCAGGAACAATGGAATTTGTTTTTAGGTAATTCCGGAAGTCTAAATAACCTTCAAAATTTCACTTCGGAATTAGAAAAGAATAGAGAACCACAGGCGGGAGGGAAGCCAATTTATAAATTTGAAAAAGAAATTCTCTTAAAAAATGTTAGCTTTGGGTATGGAAAGGACATTATATTAAAGAATATAAATCTTAAGGTTAAAAAAAATGAAAGTCTTGCAATTGTAGGTTCCAGCGGTTCTGGCAAAAGCACTTTAATGAATTTATTGTCTGGAATTTTAGTCCCTAACAGTGGGGAAGTTTTAATTGATGAAATTCCAATGGATAAATTAGATATGCAATCATTCAAAAAGCGCATAGGATATATTGTGCAGGATGCTACAATCTTCAACGATACCATATTTAATAATATTAGTTTTTGGCAACCTAAAAATAAGGATAATATTAAGAGATTTAATAATGCGATTAAGAAGGCAAAAATCGATGATTTTATTAATAATCTGGAGAAGAAAGAAGATAATTTGCTAGGGGTAAATGGAATTAATGTTAGTGGTGGGCAAAAGCAGCGAATTTCTATAGCAAGAGAACTTTATAAAGATATTGATATTTTGTTCCTTGACGAAGCAACCTCTTCGCTTGATACAGAGACTGAATTTGAAATTCAGAAAAACATTGATGAACTAAAAGGTCAGTATACATTTATTATCATTGCCCATCGATTAGCCACAATTAAAAATGCAGACAGAATTATCCTTTTGGAAAATGGCCAAATACAAGGCATTGGAACTTACAGGGAACTATTGGCAAATTCCCTGAGTTTTCAAAAGATGGTACAGCTTCAAGAGGTATAGTAAAATATCCCCGTTATTTAAAAGGGATATTCAGAAAAATGATTTCGGGATAGGCCTTGGATTGTTTAAATCTCGATTATTGAGTAAACTTTATAAATTAAATATTTTATGTCAAATTCACGTCAATTTAAAATACTGGACTGTAGCTTAAGAGATGGTGGGTACTATACTAACTGGGATTTTGAAGAAGAATTGGTGGATACTTATTTAAAGGCTATGAATAATTTGCCTATAGATATTATTGAAATAGGATATAGATCTCCTACCAAAGAGAATTATGCCGGGGGGCATTTCTATTTACCCGATTTCCTTATTGATAGAATTAAAAAGCAAACCGATAAAAATCTGGCAATAATTCTAAATGAGAAGGATGTAGAAGCCAGTATTGCAGCGGAACTTATTAGTCCCTGTATAAATAAAATTAAATTGGTTCGGCTGGCTGTAGCTCCCCAAAATTTTGAACGGGGGATTGACCTTGCGACTAAAATAAAGGAGCTTGGCTTTGAGGTTGCCTTTAATTTGATGTATGCCAGTAAATGGGAGGAGGGATTTCCAAATATATCACAAATCAAATCCCTTAATAAAGTTTGTGATTATTTTTATGTAGTAGATTCTTATGGAGGCCTTTTCCCAGAGGATGTAAATAGGATTTTTAATTACATAAAAGCAGAACTTAAAATAGCTCTGGGTTTTCACGGTCATAATAACCTCGAGATGGCTCTGGTTAATACTTTAGAAGCGGCTAAATGCGGGGCAGATATACTTGATGCTACTATAGACGGGATGGGGAGGGGTGCAGGAAATTTAAAAACCGAGTTATTACTAAGTGTGCTTTACGAAAGAAGAATAGTAGATGTAAATTTTGATATTTTAAATGAGGTTCGTGAAACCTTTTTAAAACTTAAGCCTAAGTATAATTGGGGAACTAATCTCCCTTATATGGTTTCTGGAAGTTTTTCGCTACCACAAAATGAGGTGATGGAGCAAGTAAATAAAAGATATTTCTCATTAAATAATATTATCGATAAAGTAACTTTAAAGAAACCTACCAGGAAGTTTAATTTAAGTGCTTTTAAACCTTCAAATAAAACTCCAGAGGTATTAGTAGTTGGAGGGGGAAACTCGGTAGAGGTACATAAAACTGCTATAAGGGAATTTCTTCAGGCTAATCCTTCAATGCCCGTTATATTGGCAAGTTCTAAAAATTCTAATGTATTTGAGTATTTAAATAACCCGAATATACACTTAATTCCTGGAAAAGAATTGCAAAGGCTAAGGGATAAAATAAGTCAGGAGGAATTCAAAAAAAAGATTCTTATTGTTCCACCGGGGTTTAAATCTCCTGAGTATATTGAAAATATGAGTTTTTTTAGCTTACCGGAAGAAACAACCTATCATTTTCCAGATTCGGTTACTGAATATTGTTTAATAGTTGCAGAATTTTTTAAAGCTAAAAAAATTTTTCTTTCAGGTTATGACGGTTATGGTAATTTAATTAATAAAGCACAGCAGGAATTATTTGAGGAAAATGAGAGAGTTTTTAGCTTTTATAAAAGAGATAACTTAGAATTAATAGCATTAACCCCGAGCGAATATAGTGTCGAAAAATCTTCTATTTATTCATTCCTTTAATGAAGTATTCAATTTTTATACCGGTAAGAAGTGGTAGCCAAAGGGTGATCAAAAAGAATACTCGTGATTTTGCAGGAATAGAAGGTGGTCTTCTAAGCTTAAAATTAGCTCAGCTCACAAAGTTGCCGGAAAATTTTGAAATTGTAATTTCTACCAACGATGCTAAATGTTTTGAAATTACTAAGTCGTTTCAGGATAAGCTAAAAAATTTGAAACTTATTAAAAGATCGGATGAATTATGCAGATCTTCAACACCATTAATTGAATTGATTAAACATGCAGGGACGGTTTGTGCCGGAGACTTTATTCTATGGTCGCATGTAACTTCGCCATTTTGTGATACGGAAAACTATAAGACCGCAATTAATCAATATGAAAAAAGTTTGTCTGAAAATTATGATTCCCTGGTTTCCGGAAGGGATTATAAAGAGTTCCTTTTCGATAAAAATTCCGGAAAAATAGTAAATAATACAACCGGTTTAGATTGGCCGCGCACTCAGGATCTTCCCGATTGGTTTGAAATTAATAATGCAATATTCTTAACTTCGCGCCAAAATTTTCTTGAAGGAAATAGGATCGGAACCCACCCAATGCTACTTTCTCAAAATAAAATAGTTTCTTTCGATATAGATTATGAGGAGGATTTTACAATAGCAGAAGCGATATATGATAGGTTTTATAGGTAAATCGGTAATACTATGGGATTTTGATGGGGTGATCTTAGACTCTATGCCCGTACGTGAATATGGTTTTAAGAAAGTGCTTGAAAAATACCCACAAGAACAGGTAGAAGAGCTTTTAAATTATCATAATAAAAATGGAGGCTTATCCCGTTATGTGAAATTTCGCTATTTTTTTGAGCAGATTAGAAAGGAAGAATTGAAAGATGGCCAACTAAAGACCTTTACAGATTATTATTCTGAAATAATGCGAGAAAGATTGGTTTCCAAGAAAAATCTAATTTCAGAAAGTTTAGAATTTATCAAAAGAAATCTTGAGAAATATAATATGCACATCGTCTCTGGTTCTGATCGGGAAGAATTAAGGTTTCTCTGTAATAGCTTAGGAATTTCTGAATATTTTAAAACGATAAGTGGTTCACCAACTCCTAAAATTGAACTGGTAGCTGATTTATTGATAAAATATAATTATAATCTGAAAGAGGTTTGTTTAATTGGGGATTCTAAAAATGATTTCGAAGCGGCTAGACAAAACAAAATAGATTTTTATGGCTATAACAATACTGCATTGAGGGGTTTGGGAACAAAATATATAAAGGCTTTTACTTGAAACTAATAAAAACTTTTTATGCGCTAATTTTAATGTTATTATCCTTACGGATATTTAATAGTGAAAAGTATTTTAAGAATAAGCGGATAGCCATAGTTGGAGCCGCTGATTCTATTTTTGATGAGAAAAACGGAGATTTTATAGATTCCTACGATATTGTAATTAGAATTAATAAAGCTGCTCAGGTTTGGGAAGAAGAAAAAAGGGATTACTTAGGCTCGAAATTTACCTAT contains the following coding sequences:
- a CDS encoding ABC transporter ATP-binding protein — protein: MFLSLLTGVLDGLGLALFIPLLQIVFKDTAERVPKDQTDALSSFLLENFNVEFTLTGVFIVILILFSIKGAVKFLEGYLGVLWQQKMMKAIRFNNIDLLSQFKYPAFVNTDAGKIQNTLGGEVSKISLAHKYYFKTIQFGVLVFVYFALSMRVDWKFTLLVIIGGIFINLLSKFLYKRTKYFSRKLVTENHRYHKLLLEKINLFKYLKATGLIENYAKKLKSSILSMEEVQRRLGMVNAALFGIREPLVILVIFGAIFFYSQVFGGLVSSILLSLLLIYRAFNYFMASQEQWNLFLGNSGSLNNLQNFTSELEKNREPQAGGKPIYKFEKEILLKNVSFGYGKDIILKNINLKVKKNESLAIVGSSGSGKSTLMNLLSGILVPNSGEVLIDEIPMDKLDMQSFKKRIGYIVQDATIFNDTIFNNISFWQPKNKDNIKRFNNAIKKAKIDDFINNLEKKEDNLLGVNGINVSGGQKQRISIARELYKDIDILFLDEATSSLDTETEFEIQKNIDELKGQYTFIIIAHRLATIKNADRIILLENGQIQGIGTYRELLANSLSFQKMVQLQEV
- a CDS encoding aldolase catalytic domain-containing protein, which codes for MSNSRQFKILDCSLRDGGYYTNWDFEEELVDTYLKAMNNLPIDIIEIGYRSPTKENYAGGHFYLPDFLIDRIKKQTDKNLAIILNEKDVEASIAAELISPCINKIKLVRLAVAPQNFERGIDLATKIKELGFEVAFNLMYASKWEEGFPNISQIKSLNKVCDYFYVVDSYGGLFPEDVNRIFNYIKAELKIALGFHGHNNLEMALVNTLEAAKCGADILDATIDGMGRGAGNLKTELLLSVLYERRIVDVNFDILNEVRETFLKLKPKYNWGTNLPYMVSGSFSLPQNEVMEQVNKRYFSLNNIIDKVTLKKPTRKFNLSAFKPSNKTPEVLVVGGGNSVEVHKTAIREFLQANPSMPVILASSKNSNVFEYLNNPNIHLIPGKELQRLRDKISQEEFKKKILIVPPGFKSPEYIENMSFFSLPEETTYHFPDSVTEYCLIVAEFFKAKKIFLSGYDGYGNLINKAQQELFEENERVFSFYKRDNLELIALTPSEYSVEKSSIYSFL
- a CDS encoding cytidylyltransferase domain-containing protein, which codes for MKYSIFIPVRSGSQRVIKKNTRDFAGIEGGLLSLKLAQLTKLPENFEIVISTNDAKCFEITKSFQDKLKNLKLIKRSDELCRSSTPLIELIKHAGTVCAGDFILWSHVTSPFCDTENYKTAINQYEKSLSENYDSLVSGRDYKEFLFDKNSGKIVNNTTGLDWPRTQDLPDWFEINNAIFLTSRQNFLEGNRIGTHPMLLSQNKIVSFDIDYEEDFTIAEAIYDRFYR
- a CDS encoding HAD family hydrolase, coding for MIGFIGKSVILWDFDGVILDSMPVREYGFKKVLEKYPQEQVEELLNYHNKNGGLSRYVKFRYFFEQIRKEELKDGQLKTFTDYYSEIMRERLVSKKNLISESLEFIKRNLEKYNMHIVSGSDREELRFLCNSLGISEYFKTISGSPTPKIELVADLLIKYNYNLKEVCLIGDSKNDFEAARQNKIDFYGYNNTALRGLGTKYIKAFT